GGAACTTATGTTTATTCTGTAACTGCAAATGGATATAGTTCAGCTCAGGACACTATTGAAATCACAAATGCCGATGTTTGGGAATATGTGTCGCTGCAAGCTCAAACTTATAATGCTGTTCTTGTTATAAACGATGGAATGTTAGGAATTATGGGAGCAGATGTAACAATCGGAAATCAAACAATCACTACTGATTTCTGGGGCGAAGCATGGTTTAGTTTGCCTGCAGGAACTTATGTTTATTCTGTAACTGCAAATGGATATAGTTCAGCTCAGGACACTATTGAAATCACAAATGCCGATGTTTGGGAATATGTGTCGCTTAACATAAATTATGGAATACAAACAATTAGTATTCCTTTTGGTTGGAGTATCATTTCAACATATATTGATCCAATTCAATCCTCATTAGATTCTGTCTTTTATTCAATAATTAATGAAGTTGTTATCGTTAAAAACGAAAGTGGGCTCGTATATTGGCCAACTTATGGAATTAATGGCATTGGAAATCTTACTTTGGGCGAAGCATACCTCATTAAACTCAACAATAGCCAAACTTTAGATATTGTTGGGTCAATAATAGTTCCGGAACAAACTACATTAAATATCTCTTCAGGATGGAATTTACTTGGATATCTTAGAACCAGTCCTGCAAATATTGAGATTCTTTTAAGTTCAATTGTTAACGAAATAGTTTTATGCAAAAATGGAGTTGGTAATATTTATTGGCCAATATATGGAATAAACACTATTGGAGATATGGTACCAGGAGAAGGTTATCAAATAAAAGTAAGTACAAACCTAAACTACACATATCCGGCGAATGGGCCTTTAAGCCAAACTAACAAATCTCATGTACAATCGCATTTTCAAAATCAAATTATCAATACAGATAACAATATGACAGTTTGCTTTCCGCTCAATGCATGGAACGAAAAACCTGATATAGGCTCAGAAATTATTGTCAAAACAACTACTGGAAACATTGTTGGTACTGGGATTTATAAAAATGAAAATGTTGCAATAACAATTTGGGGAGATGATGAACTAAGTCCTCAAAAAGATGGCATATTTTCAGGAGAATCATTTAGTTTTATGCTATACGATCCTGTAAGTAATGAATTATCTCCTATTGTTGTGGATTACTGGGAGGAAGGAAATAATCAATATTCAATAAATAAAATTGCAATTATAGGCTCTCTGAAAAACGTTTCGACTGATTTTGATTACTCTTTGAAGCAAAATATCCCTAATCCTGCAATTTCAAAAACCCGCATTGATTTTAGATTAGCTGAAAAAGGACATGTAAAAATGAGTATATTGAATGAAACAGGTCAGTTAATTGATATTATAAAAAATGAAAAATTGAATAAAGGAAATCATAGTGTTAATATAGATATTGAAAAATATCCTGCAGGAGTTTACTTATATAGATTGGAACATGATTCTTATACAGAAACAAGAATAATGCATATTTTAAAGTAATCTAACGCTATATTCTTTGTTAATAATTGAAAGAGATTGTTTCTTCGGAGCAATCTCTTTTGTTTTTATTAAAACCAAATAGTTTTACGTTTTTGATTAAATGTAATACCTTTGCTCATAATTAATATATTATGAGGTGGAAACTGCAAATTTTTCTTTTTTTTCAACTGGTATCGATTGCAAATGCTGATTCGACGATCGACTCCTTAAAGTTTGTTTTAGGAAAAACATTTGATATTGAAAAACAAATTCCTATCTATAATCAACTATATGAACTTTATAAATATACCAGTGGAGATTCATCTGCTTATTATGCAAGGATTTTATTCGAGAAAGCAGGGACCATAAAATCAAATTACTATTCAGGTATAGGAGCAGCAAATTTAGCCGATTTGTACATTCGACAAGACAATATTGATACTGCACTATATTTATACAAATATGCTATTGAAGAAATTTCTAAAACTGATAGCTTTTTTGATCTCACTCAATCCTTTTTAATACTTGGAAATATTTATCTCGAAAAAAGCGATTTTGATAATGCTTTTTCTGCGTTTCACAAGGGCTTGAAATTAGGTGAAAAATATGGATTCAAGGAAATAATTTCTCATATATACAACAATTTGGGAGTGGGGTACTTGAAACTTGAAGACAATGAAAAGGCATTAGAACTTCTGCAAAAAGCCTATGATCATTTTATGGAGCTTAATTGGGAAATTGAACAAGCTCACACACTGTCAAATATTTCAGTAATTCATGAAGCAAAGAAAAATATTGATCTTGCAAAGATCAATTTGTATGAATCTTTAAAGATATTTAAGAAATATAATGACAAAACCAGCCAATCTAGGACCTATAGTAGTTTAGGAAACATAGAGTTAAATAAAAAAAGATATGTATCAGCATTAAACTATTTCAACGATGCCAAAAGGCTTATCATAGAACAAGATACTGTAAACTTAGGTCCACGGGCAAATATACTTGCATCAATTTTATTAGGCATAGGAAAGTGTAACTATTATTTGGGTAATATTCCGAAAGCTGAAAGCTTTCTGTTTGAATGTTTTGAAATTTCAAATGCTACCGGATCAATTGGCAATATTATGAACTCATCAAAAGAACTTGCCAGGCTGAATGAAGATATGGGACGCTTTGATAGTTCTCTAAAATATTTCAAAATTTTCAAGCAACTAAACGACAGTATTTTTAACGAGGAATCTATTAAACGAATTACGCAGTTAGAAATGCAATATGAGTTCGACAAGGAAATGAAAGAAAAAGAGCTTAAACAAGCTATAAGAGCTCAAAAAGAACTAAGAAAAGAATATGTACTATACATTACTATTATATTAATTTTAGCACTTGCAATAATTTTTATTCTGTTGTTCGTAAATCAAAAAAACAAAACCAAACAACAAAAACTAAAACAAGAAGCTTTAAACATTAAGCTTGAACATAAAAACAAAGAACTTACTACCAACGTGATGTATTTGTTGAAAAAAAATGAATTCATTACAAATATTGCTGAGAAACTTACCAAAATAAAATACGATCTAAAGAAAGAAAATCAGAAAATAATTAAGGATATTATTAAAGAATTGGAAGGAAACACTACAAAAGATTCCTGGAACGAATTTGAAATTCGATTTAACGAAGTACACACAAATTTCTATATAGCATTAAACGATAACTACCCAAGTTTAACTCCAAATGAAAGAAAACTATGTGCTTTTCTCAGATTAAATATGTCAAGTAAAGAAATATCAGCTATCACATATCAATCCGTGTCCAGTATTAATATGGCTCGATTCCGGCTTCGAAAAAAAATGAGAATAGAAAGAGACGAAAACCTAATAAGTACACTTTCAAAACTATAATTTAAACTCATTATTACTTCTCTGTAATACAGCAGCTTAGACTGTTATGTAATATTTTGTTAATCAAAATATTAAAATTGTCATATTAAAATTATCTAAAATATATTTTCATTGTTTTATCCCTTCATAGTTTTGCCGAAAATTTTATGATATGGCAAAAAAAAAGCAGGAAACATATATTCAGCCAAAACAAAATATTAAATCACCAGATGAGAAGATAAATCAGCTTATTCACAAAAAAAAAGAAGAAAATATTGCCCTAAAAAAACTATTGATAGAATTAGATAAAACGAATAAATAATTAAATTTTAACAAATTAGAAAAATGAAAAGAATTAAACTGATTATTATCGCAATCATAATCACCTTTGTTGCAAATGCTCAAAGTCCTATATTTGAAGAAAACTTCGACACTTTAAGCTATGGAGATCCACCTCCTGCAGATTGGAGTATTTATTATATGGCTGACTTCACCGGCAGCAATCAATGGAAAGCAACCGGATTTGGCTACAATGGAACATTTGCAATAAATCATCAGAGCTATTATTCTACTTCTCAGAGTGCTGACAACTGGGTGGTTTCTCCCCAAATCGCTATTGGTGCAAATGCCATCCTGTCTTTTAAAGATTGGACTAAACCATATAATACTGGTTCAACTTTTGGGCATTCCTCTGTTTTGATTTCTACCGGAAGTGCATTGCCTTCGGACAGCGATTTTGTTGAAGTTATGGTATTCGACACTACCGTTTTGGAAACCTGGAAAACAAATATTATTGATTTGGCCTCCTATTCAGGTAATAATATTTACCTTGCCTTTAAATATGAAGCTCAGGCACTTCAGCACCGGTGGACAATTGATGATGTAGTAGTTGAATCTTCATACATAGATGGTGGGATTTCTAACATAGTATCTCCAAGTGGAGTCTTTTATCCAGGAGGATTGGAGAATGTGACTGTAAATTTAAAAAATTATGGAAACCAGGCAATTGATACAGCTACAATTAACTGGTCGGTGAACGGTATTGTTCAAACTCCTTATTTTGCTGTAGGTATAAATCTGATCATCGATGATTCCTTAGATATAATTATTGGACAGTATGATTTTACTCCTTCAGGTGTTTATACTCTTGAGGCAACTTCTGATATTGGCGGAGATACTATCACAACCAACAA
The sequence above is drawn from the Bacteroidota bacterium genome and encodes:
- a CDS encoding T9SS type A sorting domain-containing protein — protein: GTYVYSVTANGYSSAQDTIEITNADVWEYVSLQAQTYNAVLVINDGMLGIMGADVTIGNQTITTDFWGEAWFSLPAGTYVYSVTANGYSSAQDTIEITNADVWEYVSLNINYGIQTISIPFGWSIISTYIDPIQSSLDSVFYSIINEVVIVKNESGLVYWPTYGINGIGNLTLGEAYLIKLNNSQTLDIVGSIIVPEQTTLNISSGWNLLGYLRTSPANIEILLSSIVNEIVLCKNGVGNIYWPIYGINTIGDMVPGEGYQIKVSTNLNYTYPANGPLSQTNKSHVQSHFQNQIINTDNNMTVCFPLNAWNEKPDIGSEIIVKTTTGNIVGTGIYKNENVAITIWGDDELSPQKDGIFSGESFSFMLYDPVSNELSPIVVDYWEEGNNQYSINKIAIIGSLKNVSTDFDYSLKQNIPNPAISKTRIDFRLAEKGHVKMSILNETGQLIDIIKNEKLNKGNHSVNIDIEKYPAGVYLYRLEHDSYTETRIMHILK
- a CDS encoding tetratricopeptide repeat protein; translated protein: MRWKLQIFLFFQLVSIANADSTIDSLKFVLGKTFDIEKQIPIYNQLYELYKYTSGDSSAYYARILFEKAGTIKSNYYSGIGAANLADLYIRQDNIDTALYLYKYAIEEISKTDSFFDLTQSFLILGNIYLEKSDFDNAFSAFHKGLKLGEKYGFKEIISHIYNNLGVGYLKLEDNEKALELLQKAYDHFMELNWEIEQAHTLSNISVIHEAKKNIDLAKINLYESLKIFKKYNDKTSQSRTYSSLGNIELNKKRYVSALNYFNDAKRLIIEQDTVNLGPRANILASILLGIGKCNYYLGNIPKAESFLFECFEISNATGSIGNIMNSSKELARLNEDMGRFDSSLKYFKIFKQLNDSIFNEESIKRITQLEMQYEFDKEMKEKELKQAIRAQKELRKEYVLYITIILILALAIIFILLFVNQKNKTKQQKLKQEALNIKLEHKNKELTTNVMYLLKKNEFITNIAEKLTKIKYDLKKENQKIIKDIIKELEGNTTKDSWNEFEIRFNEVHTNFYIALNDNYPSLTPNERKLCAFLRLNMSSKEISAITYQSVSSINMARFRLRKKMRIERDENLISTLSKL